One genomic region from Gemmatimonadota bacterium encodes:
- a CDS encoding cytochrome c maturation protein CcmE — MKASTKFLTGGALILGVAGYLMASSISKTATYYLTPTELSSKIATDPTFYNTGVKVGARVVSGSIVRQPGGRETSFRMTDGTHTYNVDYRGITPDTFTDSVDVVVEGRLGRDQVFHATTLLAKCASRYENAPDRPARAQT; from the coding sequence GTGAAAGCGAGCACCAAATTCCTGACTGGCGGTGCGCTGATACTCGGCGTGGCCGGATATCTGATGGCGAGCTCCATCAGTAAGACGGCGACGTATTATCTCACGCCGACGGAGCTTTCGAGCAAGATCGCGACCGATCCCACGTTCTACAACACGGGCGTCAAGGTTGGCGCGCGTGTTGTGAGCGGTTCGATCGTGCGCCAGCCTGGCGGTCGCGAGACGTCGTTCCGAATGACCGACGGGACGCACACGTACAACGTGGATTATCGTGGCATCACGCCGGATACGTTCACGGACAGCGTGGACGTAGTGGTGGAGGGTCGCCTCGGGCGCGACCAGGTATTTCATGCGACGACACTCCTCGCCAAGTGTGCCTCGCGGTATGAGAACGCGCCGGATCGTCCAGCGCGCGCTCAGACGTGA